CAGCCCCCGCCTGGATCTAGGCTGGTTGCAATCTGAGGATAGGCTGGCTCTTGGTCCGCCAACGCATCACTGCGGCGGCGGACCTTTGTGCGCCGGCAACAATACGGAACCTGCCATACTAAATTCCCTCGTGCTTCATTCCTCACAGAACGGATGCCATCCACATGCCCCACTTTGACCTCGTCATCATCGGGACCGGCTCGGGAAACTCCATCCCTGGCCCGGAGTTTGACCATTGGAATATCGCTATCGTGGAGGACGGCCACTTCGGCGGCACGTGCCTGAACGTTGGCTGCATCCCCACCAAAATGTTTGTCCATCCAGCAGAGTTGGCCGACGCCGCGCGGCACGGCAAGTCGTTGGGCATTGATGCCCAGTTGAATTCCGTGGACTGGCCGGGTATTCGAGACAGAATCTTCGGACGGATCGACGCCATCGAAGCCGGCGGTCGGCAGTACCGCGAAGGACCCGAGTGCCCCAACATCACCGTCTTTGCCGGGCGTGGCCGCTTTACTGGGCACAAGAGCCTGCATATTGACCTGCACGACGGCGGCACCGCCCAGGTGACTGCCGACAGATTTGTTCTGGCTGCGGGCTCTCATGCTGTTATCCCGGACATTCCCGGCCTCGCTGTTGGCGAGAATCAGGGCCAAGCCGCTTTCCACACCTCAGATTCGATCATGCGGCTGGAAAAGTTGCCTGCCAGCATCATCATTCTGGGCGGCGGCTATATCGCTGCGGAATTCGCCCATGTGTTTTCCTCCTTTGGCGTGCAGGTCACCCAAATCGCGCGAGGAAAACGGCTGCTCAAGTCTCAAGATGATGATGTCTCGCACCAATTCACCAAAGAGGCCGCGGCGCGCTACACAGTCCTGCTCGAGACCAAGGTGAGGGGCGTGGCGGACACGGCTCACGGCGTCGAACTTCAAGTGGAGGGGCCAACCGGCATGCATGCGCTGCAGGCCGAGGTCTTGCTGGTGGCCACGGGGCGCAAACCCAACGGTGCTAACTTGGCCGTGGAAGAAACCGGGGTGGGACTGGACGGTCATGGCCGGGTGGAGGTTGATGAGCATCAGCGCACCGGCGTCGAAGGCATTTACGCGCTGGGCGACATCTCCTCCAAGTTCCAGCTCAAGCACGTAGCGAACCACGAGGCCAAGGTGGTCAAACACAACTTGGCACACCCCGAGGCGCTCATCAGCTCGGATCACCGGTTTGTGCCCGCCGCGGTATTCAGCGATCCTCAGATTGCCTCTGTCGGCATCACCGAGGCGCACGCCATCAAGAGCGGAATTCCGTATGCGGTGAAAGTGCAAAACTATGGCGACATTGCCGCTGGTTGGGCGCGGGAAGACAGCGGCCATTTCCTGAAGGTGCTCGCTGACCCTGCCACTGGCTTGCTGCTGGGAGCGCACGCGATTGGGCCGGAGGCGGCCACCGTCATCCAGCCGCTGATTCAGGCCATGCATTTTGGTCAAACCGCTCATGACGTGGCGAAGAACCAGTACTGGATCCACCCCGCATTGTCCGAGCTGGTGGAGAACGCGCTGCTTGGCCTACCGGAGGCTGAGGCTTAGCTACTTCTGACCGCCGCTTAAAGCAGAGCTGCCACCCGTTGGACACCGGCACGAATTTGCGGGATCGAAGCGGCGCTAAAGGACAAACGGACGAATGAGGCCGGGGGCTCGTCCACGTAGTACTGCTTGCCGTCTCCGATGAGCACTCCTGCTTGGTGGGCCGCCGTGGTCAATGTTGTGGAATTGGCGCCTTCTGGAAGTTTGACCCACAAGTGAATGCCGCCGGTGGGGACGTTGGGCACCTTTGCGCCGGTCATGGATGTGTGTACCGCCTCCACCATGGCATCACGGCGCTCCAGCAATCCGGCCCGCAAGCGCGTGACGTGGCGTGGCCAAGCGGAGGACGTCAGTAGGCCCAGCGCAATTTCCTGTGTGAGAGGAGGAACGCACATGTCGTCGGCAATCCGCGCCGTGCGCAGCCGTTCCCCGGCAGGACCTCTCGCGGCAATGGCACCGACGCGCAGCCCTGGTGCGGCCGGCTTGGTCAGTGTGGCAATGGAGACCACGTGTCCATCCGGATCCTGAGTAAATAGCGGCGGAGGGGCGTTTCCGTCGAGGGAGAGGTTCCGTGCCCAATCGTCCTCAATGATGAAAGCACCGTAACGCTTCGCCAAAGCCAAGACTTCCACCCGACGTTCGGGGCTGAGGATGGCACCTGTGGGGTTGGCGTAACAGGGTTGAAGGTAGATGAGCTTGGCATGCGTGCGTTCCAAAGCCTCGGCCAGTTTCTCCGGAATGATTCCGTTTGCATCGGCCTGCACCGCTGCCAGATTCAACCCGGCGGACTGTGCCGCAATGGCTGCTCCGGGATAACTGGGGCTCTCGGTGATGAGCGTAGACCCGGGATCGGCCAAGGTGCGCATGGCAAATACCAACGACTGCTGCCCACCCGGCATGATCAGCATGTCCTCCGGTTCCGCACTGAGCTGGCCGGCAAAAACCCGGCGCAGGTCCGGAAGCCCCATGGGCGGGGCCATCGTCCAGGCCCGATGGCTTCTAGCGCAGCGGACCCCCAAGGTGCGCAACTCATCGAAGGGCTGCAGTTCCGGTGCCAGATAACCCCACGACAACTGCACATGGCCGGCTGTACTGTGTGAATCCAGCCGCCCCGCACGGCCCGCGTCAACACGGGACCGGCCCAAAGTGGAGGATTGCCAGGCGTAATCGGGCTCGGCTGGCAGGCTTCGGCCAGCTACGAACTTCTGCTCCTGGTTATCCTGACCTGGCGAGAGGTAGTCCGGGTGGGATGAATTCTCGCTCTGCCCCCGGCCGGCAACAAAGGTGCCACGGCCTGGCTCTGCACGCACAACCCCTAGTCTTGAGAGTGTGCTGATCGCCTCAGTGATGGTCACGGGACTAGCGCCATGGGTCTTGGATAGCGCCCTGACGGAGGGCAGCTTGTCCCCCACGCGCATCAAGGCCGCTTGCTGCTTCAGCAGCTCAGAGATATCGGCGGCCCTGTTATTGATAGACATAAGAATCAGTCAATAACGTTACTGTCAGAATTCCAATACAGTGTTACTCACCGTTTCCTTCGACAGCGTTTCTGCCGGGTGGCCGCCGTCGAAACTCAGGGCCTGATGCAGGGCGAGGTCCACGTCCACGCTCTGGTTCACGCCCTGGGCCACGGTCAGGAGAAGATGACGAGTCCGTAGATGGCGAATACCGCCAGGTGAGTTGCTCCGTGCATGGCCGTTACCTTCTTGGCGGCAAAGGTGTTGACCGAGAGCAGGAGTGTGATACCGAGTAGCAGCAGGTTGGCTGGCGACTCCGCGAGGACCACATCTTGGCCCGTCATCATCCCGATTATGAGCACCGCCGGGATGGTTAAACCCACAGTGGAGACGAGGGCGCCGTGGCAAAGGTTGTTGACTCGCTGTGCTTCGCCACCCAGTGCTGCGCGCACCGAGGTGATGGATTCCGGGAGGAAAACGATCATGGCGATCAAGAGCCCCGAAAGGGCAACGGGGGCACCTGCGCGGCCAAGCCCGTCGTCCAAAAGGGTGGCCATATCGTGGGAGAGCAGCACGATGGGCAGCACCGTGACAACCAACAAAACCATGCGCAGAATAATCTCGGTGCGGTGCTTGGCAAGGATGTCCGCGATGGGCATCGCTGGTGTGGAAACCGCACCCGATGGGGAGGCAGCACTGATGGAGGGGGCGCCGTCGATCTTGGTTTTGGTTCGTGATGTGGCGCCGAGCTTGGGGGTAAACAGGCGGGGATCGATTTCAGTGAAGTCGCTGGCCTGAACGCCCATCTGACGGACAAGGAAGAAGGCATACAGACCGAGGGCGAGCACGATAACGGGGATTTGCTGGCCAGTTCCATACGATCCGTCATGACCAATCAAGGCCGGGAGTGCAAAAGCCATCGAGGTGAGCACGATGATCATGCCGAGATAGGCGGAGGTGCCCGTTCGGTTGTGTTGCAGGCTGCCGTGTCTGAACCCTCCGATCAGTAGCGAGAGGCCGATGACAGCGTTGAGGATGATCATGGAAACGGCCATGACGGAGTCGCGCGCTATGGTGGCGTGCTCGCCTGGGCCCAGCATGACCGCGGAGATCAGGACCACTTCGATCAGCACAATCGAGAGTGTCAGGACAAGTGAACCATAGGGGTCGCCGAGGCGACGGGCGAGATGCTCGGCTTCGTGAACCACCCCGAAAGCACAAACAAGGATGACCGCGACGATTGCAAGCAGCGCGGTGACAAGCGCTGGCGTGGGAACCGGCGGAGTTAGGAGGGGGCCCATGAACCTCAGGGCTGCGACAGCTACCCAGCCGACAACAATGCGGGCGATCGCGATAGGGGTGAAAATTGAGCGTATGGCTGGTGCAATCATGGGTTTGAACCTGTTCTACGAGGTCGTCCCCGAATCAAGCGAGCAAACGGGCCGTCCCGTTCGTGATCCTACCCAGCCGCCAGCCAGCCTAAAAAGTTGTTCACCGAGGATTGGTGCTGCTTGCATGCATGGGCTGAATGCATCTGCTCATGGCTACGGCGGCGTTCTTTTCTCAGCATACGACAGGCGGGAAGCGGCGGCCAATCCCCTAAGACGCGTGACAACGAATGGCGTGGGTGACAATCCGGCGATCGATTTGGGTGGTTTGGTCTGGGTGGTTTAGCTTGCTGATTTTTTGGTGGTCTTGGTGGTTTTGTTGATGAGGTTTTTGAGCCATTTGGGGTACTCAGGCCGCTCGGGTTCGGTATTCAGTGGTGGCCGGTACCTGCCACCAGGGGTAATCCAACCGATCCGCCCATCCGGGGTAGCTTGCGGTGTCCAGCCACGGAGATTGATCCCGTGCCGTTCAGGCTCATCGATACACCGCCGGCGGCCATGCCGGTTCTTATCATCCTTGAAGTGCTTCATCAGGTGATGGCGTTTACACGCCGGACGGAGATTCGCCATCACCGAGGCCCCACCAAATTCAAAAGCCCGTAAATGATCCAATTCCGTATCCAACACCGGATGAGGACAATTCGGTACATAACAACACCCAGCAAGGCCCTGCAAGACCGCTCGTTCCGCCGCCCGCAAAATATAGCGTTGCGGCTCCAACGGCAACGCCTCCCCCGTGATCGGATCAGTCAAGACCCGCAAGAACGAAGAACAATTCTTCAACAACTTCCTCGCCACGTCCTCCGGAACAGGACCACTCTGAGGCCCCACCAACTCTGCTGGTTCATCCGTGATCCCCAACAACCCCAAGAACGGGACCTTGACCAACACCAACGCATCCGGCAGCGGCGGATCAACCAACACACCATGAGCCGCCAACTCCACTAACTGCCGCTCATAATCCGCCTGCGGATCCTCGACCAACCCATCCACCACATCACCCACCAACCCAGAACCATCCCCCACCAACCCGACCACATCAACAGCATCACCCTGGTCAATAAGGTCAGCCGGGTCAATAAGGTTTCGACCATCTGAATCCACAGGATCAGCAGGATCAGCATCGCTGGTGAAATAGAGGGCGGTGGCAGCATCCGCGGAAACTATTCCTGCGGTGGGATCGGTTGCGGGGGCGGCAGGGCTGGTGGTGGGCAGTGGTGTCCCCTCACCACCAGCCCCGCTAGACACGACTCCCCAGCCGCAACACCACCGGGTGAAGCACCACTGGGTGAGGTACTGCTGGTAGGAGTTGGTCTTGTGGCCCAGACAGGAACGTCGTCCAGGTCAAGAGCACTGCCACCAACACCACCACCATCAACACCAGACCCGGACCCAGCACCTGCATCCTTGTCGGCACCAGTAGTGGTATCAATCCCAGTACCATTGCCACCAGTGGGACGAGAACTAGCGCCTGTTTGCTGATCTGCGCCGCTACTCCGGCCGGTTCCGGCGCTCGTGCCAGACCCCGTACCAGACCCCGTACTGGTTCCGGGGTTGGTTTCTGGGTTGGCCGGGTTGTTGGTGGGCAGGGTAGCTTCGGCGTCGTTGAGTAACTGTGTGGCAGATTCCGGAAGGTTTTGGCCCAGTAGCAGGATCGCGGCAACATCGGCCCGTAACTGCGCCAGTGTCCTATGCTCACGACAATCCTGACCCGTCCCAGCAGCATCAGCGGCAGCTTGAGCACGGACCCCATCAGCTTTAATCGCCCGCGCCAATCGAGTACACCGCGTATAAATCCCGGAGGCACTCACCGCCGGCATGTGCAACCCCAACCACGCCATCCCATCAGCACCCAGCGAACACACCAACTTCCGCTTCGCGAACGCTTCCTTGACCCGGACCGGGATACTCTCCGGAAACATCTTCTCCCGCGCGCGACGAGCCTTACCCAGAAACGAAAACGCTGTGGTCCCCGGCGCGAGAAACAACAACCGCGCTTCCAACACCGCCACATCGGCGGCCGTGGCACTACCCATAGACCCTAAAGTCGCGATCTCATCATTAATACTCACCGCATGCCGCCAGGAAAGCTCTCCCGCTTCCAGAGCATCCAACACCGCGGGACGTTCACTCAGCAACACCACACTGTGCTCCAGCAACGACGCCGCGCTCGGCTCAGGAATCCCCAACGCGAACGCGACCTCTGTAGCCAACCCCGCCGAGGCAACCCCACGCTGAAACCCATCTAAAGCCCGCACAGATGCCTCAACCGCAGCCGCCCCGACAACCCTGGCCACCAACCGTGCCTTACACCCCGCCACAGCATCCTCAAGACGCTTCAACTCCGCCAACGCCGCAACCCCAGCATCACGAACCCCCTCAGCAACAGACAGCACCGACGGTGACTCCACAACCAGCCCCAGTTCCGACCCCGGTTCCGGGAGCGGGTACAAGGCCAGTGCCGGCAACCCCACCAGCTCAGCATTGTCAGACCCAAAAGGTTCAATAGAAGGAAGAGTAATCCCAGCCAGCAGCGACGCCGCATCCTGTGCGGCTTCACCATCCCGGTCCCCGGGGAACACCTCCCGAATACTCATACAACAAGCCTAAACCCACCGATATACAACCGCAATACTTACTAGAAAGTAACTTCTAATAAGTGTGGTGTGAAAGTGCTTTAGAGAAGGTGTTGATCGGTGTTTTAGAGAACGTCCAAACCATCGCACCTCGCCCCGTCCCCAGCCCACGCACAAAGCACAGCCAGCGGAGAAGGGATTAACGCAAGAACCGCCGTCGTCCATCACAGGACAACAACGGTTCTGCGGCCACCACGGGGCATACCGAGGGCCATCCGGAGACGCTCCCGCAAACGCTTCCGGAGATCACGGTGTTCCACCCTGTGCCCGTTCCCCGCGGCGACTGGTTTACGAGAGCGGCGCTGGACTCGTTCAGCACCCAGGCCTGGAGGGTTGTGCCGTCGTCGAACCGCATGGGGATATGGCTAGCAAGCGCCTCCCTAGAACGGCGCCGCGATCATGAACCAGCCAGTGAAGGCACCATGACCGGGTCCATTCAGATGCCGCAGTCCGGACTGCCCGAGTTTTTCCTTGCCGATCACCCCGTCGTGGGCGGCTATCCCGGTGCCAGAGTTCGTTTCCCGCTGTGCCTTGATGCCGTTGCCGTACCCATACAGCCCAGCGCGGCGTGAGTCCACGTCTAAGGGCACGCCCACCGGCTAAGATGAATGTGGCCTTAAATCGGGCCCGAGGCAGCCCGGCTTCGACACCCACGGAGGAAAGTACCCCATGAATACTTCACGCATGAACGTCGAGTCGTTCAACCTTGACCACCGCACCGTCGTTGCACCGTATGTCCGGGTTGCCGACCGCAAGGCGCTGCCGCACGGTGACGTCCTGACCAAGTACGACGTCCGCTTCACCCAGCCCAACGTGGCCCACCTGGATATGAAATCCGTTCACTCGCTCGAGCACCTCTTTGCCGAATGTTCACGCAACCACTCGGATTCCGTCATCGATTTCTCTCCCATGGGCTGCCAGACGGGGTACTACCTGATCCTTGCGGGCGAGCCGGATCTTCCGGCCGTGATGGAGCTGATCGATGCCACACTCAAGGATGTTTTGGAAGCTACTGAAGTCCCCGCTGCCAACGAAATCCAGTGCGGCTGGGGCGAGAATCACTCCCTCAGCGGCGCGCAGGACGTAGCCCGGACCTTCCTCGCACAGCGTGATGAGTGGGCGCAGGTCACCGCGTGAGCACTTCCTCTGTGAACTCCTCGCCTGTGAACGCTAGCAATTCCGCCGAGGTCATTGTCATCGTGGCCATGGAAGAGGAACTGGCTCCGTTCCTGCAGCTGGCCCAGTCGGTGGCCAATCCGGAACAGGTGGGTAATTCCATCCACCGCGCCAGCGTCATCAACGGCCGCAACATCCTGCTGGTGCACGGCGGCATTGGTCTGGTTAACGCATCTGGCGCGGCCACCTCTGCGCTGCTGTTGACCCAGCAGAAGAACGACGGCGCGTCCCCTCCTCTGGTGATCAGCGCCGGCTCTGCCGGTGGACTGGGCGAGAACGTTAAGGTCGGTGATGTTGTCATCGGAACCGACACCATTAACGCCGACGCGGACGCCCGCGCCTTTGGGTATCAGCTGGGACAGGTTCCCGGGATGCCGGTGTCCTACCCGGTCCCGGATGCCTTGGCAGCCGTCAGCCGTGTTGGCATGGGTAGCACCCAGGGCAGCGCAGACACAGCCGGGACAGCTACAGCCAAACTGGTCAAGACCGTCCATCACGGACTCATCGTCTCCAGCTACTCGTTTGTTGACCAGAGCCGCGCGGTAGTCATTAAGGGCTTGTTTGAAGGCGCCCTGTCCACGGACATGGAATCGTCGGCCATCGCGCAGATTGCCTACGCATACAACTCCCCGTTCCTGGCCATCCGCGGGATCTCTGATCTCTGCGGCCCAGCTGCCGAAACGGACTTCGTGACGCATGTGGATGATGCCGCCGACCGCTCGGCCGAGATTGTCAGGGCAGTCATTGACGCCTGGTTTGCGGCGGGCTCACCCCGCCCATAGGCAACACCCTGCAGCTAAGAAGTACCGAGCCCTCCCACCAAGCTGACGTGGCGCAGCCCGCCGTGGGTGGACCAGAGGGGATGCTCACACCCGATGCTGACACGGGAATCCACGGCGGGATCGGCGTCGAGCCTGAACTATCCTGAAGGCCTCTGATTGCTACAGAACGGAAGAACTTTGACACTTCGCGTCCTCGTCCCCACTGCCCAGTTTGCGCAAGCGATCCAAAGCCCGGGGATTGAAGCAATCGTCTGGCACATCAATGACAGCTTGGCGGATGCACCGGCTGCCGATGTGCTGGTCACGGAACGCCCGCGCGAATTTGAGCGCCGAGCGCGGGTGGCGAGCATTCCGGGTTTGCGCCACGTGCACTTGCTCTCCATTGGCTCCGATTGGATCCTGGCACACATGCCAGCTGGCGTGACGCTGAGTAATTCGCGCGGTGCCGTGGAAGATGCCACGGCCGAGCATGGCGTGGCGCTGATCCTCGCGGCACTGCGTGAGCTGCCGACGGCGGCCATACAGCAGCGCCGTCATGACTGGGTGCCGCTGTGGACGAGCTCAGTGCATGGTTCTGTGGTTCTCATTCTGGGATATGGCGGGGTGGGCAAGGAACTCTTTTTGCGACTGGAGCCCTTTCGCCCCGCCGCCTTGGTTCCCGTTGCCAGCCGCGCACGAGTCCTCGATAACGGTCTCCAGATCCATGGGACGGCGGAGCTGCCGGATCTGCTTCCCCACGCGGATGTGGTGGTGGTGACACTCCCACACGATCGTTCAACAGCCCACTTGGTGGATGCAAACTTCCTGGCACGCATGAAAGACGGGGCCCTGCTGGTCAATATTGGGCGGGGACCCGTGGTGGACACGGAGGCTCTTCTGGCGGAGCTGAGTTCGGGGCGGCTGCGGGCTGCCCTGGATGTCACCGACCCGGAACCGCTGTCTGCCGATCACCCCTTGTGGGATGCGCCCGGTTGCCTTATCACTCCCCACATGGCCGGCAATACCGCTGAGTTCATTCGTCTCGCGACCGAGCTGACGGTAGAACAGTTGCGTCGGATCTCCCAGGGCGAGGCCCCGCTACATCTGGTCGATGTCGTCTAGCACCCAACCGCCACCGTCCCACAGGACATTGGCGGCCAGCGGCAATTGATGTGAGGCACTTTCCACAATGTGCATGAGATAGCCTGCCGTATTGGGGAACGCGACCAGGTCTCCGGCAGTAACTCCCGCCGGAAACTCAAAACGACGGCGCAGCAACAGTTCCTCCTCGATGCAGTAAGCCCCTACAAGAAACGCACTGCCAGCGGTCCGCGCCCGTCGCGGGTGCTGCGCGTGAACCAGAACCGGATCCAGCAGGAAGTCAGCTGATGTGGACCTGCACTGGGTCCTGTTCATGTGCAAGCCCACCAGCGGAACACCGTCACTGCGCTGTTTGGTGAAGGCCACCTCGGCAAGTGTCAGACCGCATCCGTCCAGCAACGATCGCCCAGGTTCACAGCGCAACTGTATCTGCGCGGCTCTCAACGCCTGGGCCACGGACTGTCCAGAAAGACCGGGCTGTCCAGCCTGACCGGACGGCTCAACCTGAACAGAAGGCGATCCATTGTCAGGAACTGTTGACAGGACTTGATCGAGCCATCCGCCCCGGACCAGTTCCTGGTGATAGGGGTAGACACCGGCGCCGAGCCGATCGGACTTCCAGGTGAGGGCTTCGTCCCCTGCAGGGAGGTTCTGCAGCGCGGTCCAGAAGCCTTCCCATTGTGAAGCACTATCCAGGTAGGACATAGGAATGCCACCACCCATGTCCACGAAACGCGGAGCGTGGCCTAGCTGGCGTAACTGCTCGATGAGTCCGAGTGATTCACCGATGCCGATGGCTCGGGCCCGG
The Arthrobacter alpinus genome window above contains:
- a CDS encoding mycothione reductase, translating into MPHFDLVIIGTGSGNSIPGPEFDHWNIAIVEDGHFGGTCLNVGCIPTKMFVHPAELADAARHGKSLGIDAQLNSVDWPGIRDRIFGRIDAIEAGGRQYREGPECPNITVFAGRGRFTGHKSLHIDLHDGGTAQVTADRFVLAAGSHAVIPDIPGLAVGENQGQAAFHTSDSIMRLEKLPASIIILGGGYIAAEFAHVFSSFGVQVTQIARGKRLLKSQDDDVSHQFTKEAAARYTVLLETKVRGVADTAHGVELQVEGPTGMHALQAEVLLVATGRKPNGANLAVEETGVGLDGHGRVEVDEHQRTGVEGIYALGDISSKFQLKHVANHEAKVVKHNLAHPEALISSDHRFVPAAVFSDPQIASVGITEAHAIKSGIPYAVKVQNYGDIAAGWAREDSGHFLKVLADPATGLLLGAHAIGPEAATVIQPLIQAMHFGQTAHDVAKNQYWIHPALSELVENALLGLPEAEA
- a CDS encoding PLP-dependent aminotransferase family protein, whose protein sequence is MSINNRAADISELLKQQAALMRVGDKLPSVRALSKTHGASPVTITEAISTLSRLGVVRAEPGRGTFVAGRGQSENSSHPDYLSPGQDNQEQKFVAGRSLPAEPDYAWQSSTLGRSRVDAGRAGRLDSHSTAGHVQLSWGYLAPELQPFDELRTLGVRCARSHRAWTMAPPMGLPDLRRVFAGQLSAEPEDMLIMPGGQQSLVFAMRTLADPGSTLITESPSYPGAAIAAQSAGLNLAAVQADANGIIPEKLAEALERTHAKLIYLQPCYANPTGAILSPERRVEVLALAKRYGAFIIEDDWARNLSLDGNAPPPLFTQDPDGHVVSIATLTKPAAPGLRVGAIAARGPAGERLRTARIADDMCVPPLTQEIALGLLTSSAWPRHVTRLRAGLLERRDAMVEAVHTSMTGAKVPNVPTGGIHLWVKLPEGANSTTLTTAAHQAGVLIGDGKQYYVDEPPASFVRLSFSAASIPQIRAGVQRVAALL
- a CDS encoding calcium:proton antiporter; this translates as MIAPAIRSIFTPIAIARIVVGWVAVAALRFMGPLLTPPVPTPALVTALLAIVAVILVCAFGVVHEAEHLARRLGDPYGSLVLTLSIVLIEVVLISAVMLGPGEHATIARDSVMAVSMIILNAVIGLSLLIGGFRHGSLQHNRTGTSAYLGMIIVLTSMAFALPALIGHDGSYGTGQQIPVIVLALGLYAFFLVRQMGVQASDFTEIDPRLFTPKLGATSRTKTKIDGAPSISAASPSGAVSTPAMPIADILAKHRTEIILRMVLLVVTVLPIVLLSHDMATLLDDGLGRAGAPVALSGLLIAMIVFLPESITSVRAALGGEAQRVNNLCHGALVSTVGLTIPAVLIIGMMTGQDVVLAESPANLLLLGITLLLSVNTFAAKKVTAMHGATHLAVFAIYGLVIFS
- a CDS encoding HNH endonuclease signature motif containing protein; this encodes MSSGAGGEGTPLPTTSPAAPATDPTAGIVSADAATALYFTSDADPADPVDSDGRNLIDPADLIDQGDAVDVVGLVGDGSGLVGDVVDGLVEDPQADYERQLVELAAHGVLVDPPLPDALVLVKVPFLGLLGITDEPAELVGPQSGPVPEDVARKLLKNCSSFLRVLTDPITGEALPLEPQRYILRAAERAVLQGLAGCCYVPNCPHPVLDTELDHLRAFEFGGASVMANLRPACKRHHLMKHFKDDKNRHGRRRCIDEPERHGINLRGWTPQATPDGRIGWITPGGRYRPPLNTEPERPEYPKWLKNLINKTTKTTKKSAS
- a CDS encoding DUF222 domain-containing protein, with the translated sequence MSIREVFPGDRDGEAAQDAASLLAGITLPSIEPFGSDNAELVGLPALALYPLPEPGSELGLVVESPSVLSVAEGVRDAGVAALAELKRLEDAVAGCKARLVARVVGAAAVEASVRALDGFQRGVASAGLATEVAFALGIPEPSAASLLEHSVVLLSERPAVLDALEAGELSWRHAVSINDEIATLGSMGSATAADVAVLEARLLFLAPGTTAFSFLGKARRAREKMFPESIPVRVKEAFAKRKLVCSLGADGMAWLGLHMPAVSASGIYTRCTRLARAIKADGVRAQAAADAAGTGQDCREHRTLAQLRADVAAILLLGQNLPESATQLLNDAEATLPTNNPANPETNPGTSTGSGTGSGTSAGTGRSSGADQQTGASSRPTGGNGTGIDTTTGADKDAGAGSGSGVDGGGVGGSALDLDDVPVWATRPTPTSSTSPSGASPGGVAAGESCLAGLVVRGHHCPPPALPPPQPIPPQE
- a CDS encoding S-ribosylhomocysteine lyase yields the protein MNTSRMNVESFNLDHRTVVAPYVRVADRKALPHGDVLTKYDVRFTQPNVAHLDMKSVHSLEHLFAECSRNHSDSVIDFSPMGCQTGYYLILAGEPDLPAVMELIDATLKDVLEATEVPAANEIQCGWGENHSLSGAQDVARTFLAQRDEWAQVTA
- the mtnN gene encoding 5'-methylthioadenosine/S-adenosylhomocysteine nucleosidase, with protein sequence MSTSSVNSSPVNASNSAEVIVIVAMEEELAPFLQLAQSVANPEQVGNSIHRASVINGRNILLVHGGIGLVNASGAATSALLLTQQKNDGASPPLVISAGSAGGLGENVKVGDVVIGTDTINADADARAFGYQLGQVPGMPVSYPVPDALAAVSRVGMGSTQGSADTAGTATAKLVKTVHHGLIVSSYSFVDQSRAVVIKGLFEGALSTDMESSAIAQIAYAYNSPFLAIRGISDLCGPAAETDFVTHVDDAADRSAEIVRAVIDAWFAAGSPRP
- a CDS encoding 2-hydroxyacid dehydrogenase codes for the protein MTLRVLVPTAQFAQAIQSPGIEAIVWHINDSLADAPAADVLVTERPREFERRARVASIPGLRHVHLLSIGSDWILAHMPAGVTLSNSRGAVEDATAEHGVALILAALRELPTAAIQQRRHDWVPLWTSSVHGSVVLILGYGGVGKELFLRLEPFRPAALVPVASRARVLDNGLQIHGTAELPDLLPHADVVVVTLPHDRSTAHLVDANFLARMKDGALLVNIGRGPVVDTEALLAELSSGRLRAALDVTDPEPLSADHPLWDAPGCLITPHMAGNTAEFIRLATELTVEQLRRISQGEAPLHLVDVV
- a CDS encoding alanine racemase, whose translation is MMRQKMSGTAPLSARLEPWMEDLLNDPQQCRALLDAHGSPVNIHHFGAMGRNVGELRSAAATHGIDFDIYFARKANKTLGAIDQALREDCGIDVASLNELRQCLQRGVPAERIIVTAAVKSTALLKLAIESGVTISVDNEDELRDALDLTGAQRLPLNVALRLAVSHPSIPPTRFGLRALQWLDVLRDSELISGVQVAGIHFHLNGYEARARAIGIGESLGLIEQLRQLGHAPRFVDMGGGIPMSYLDSASQWEGFWTALQNLPAGDEALTWKSDRLGAGVYPYHQELVRGGWLDQVLSTVPDNGSPSVQVEPSGQAGQPGLSGQSVAQALRAAQIQLRCEPGRSLLDGCGLTLAEVAFTKQRSDGVPLVGLHMNRTQCRSTSADFLLDPVLVHAQHPRRARTAGSAFLVGAYCIEEELLLRRRFEFPAGVTAGDLVAFPNTAGYLMHIVESASHQLPLAANVLWDGGGWVLDDIDQM